Sequence from the Nocardia brasiliensis genome:
GGCCGCGCGATCGCGCGCGGTCACCGGAACGCGGCGGCGGATCTCCCGCCCGCGAGCGCGCACCTGCGCGGCCGGGGTGTAGGTGCGCAAATCGATACGGTTGTCTGACACAGCAGCTGACGCTAGCGGGAAAACTGCCACCGCAGGCAGCCGCCATGGCTGACGTCACTGCCGCCGTATCTCGCGGTGCCGATCGAGCCCGTACTCAGGGGGCCGAGACCGGCGGTTGCGTCGCGTCCGCCGGGGTGATCGGCAACCGCAACGCCCCCGGTGCGGTGGCGGGCACCACGGCATGCTTCGGCGCCACCGGGGCGATCCGCCGATAGGGCGCGCCGAGCTCGGGCCGAGGGTCCTGCTCGTTCTTGTTGGGCCAGAACGCCATTGCCCGTTCGGCCTGTGCGGTGATGGTGAGCGACGGATTGACGCCCAGGTTGGCCGTCACCGCGGACCCGTCGGCGATGTGCAGGCCGGGATGGCCGAACACCCGCTGGTACGGGTCGACCACGCCGGTCTTGGCGGTGTCGCCGATGACGCAGCCGCCGATGTAGTGCGCGGTCGCCGGGATGTTGAACACGTCCATCACCAGGCCGTGCGTGTCACCCTTGACCTTCGCGCCGAAGCGGCGCCCGATGTCGTGCGCCATCGGGATCCAGGTCGGGTTCGGCTCGCCGGTGCCCTGCTTCGTCTTGAGCAGCCCGCGTTTGCGGAACGAGGTGAGTGAATTGTCCAGCGACTGCATGACCAGCAGGATCACCGACTTCTCCGACGCGCGCCTGGCATTGAGGCTGCGCAGGAAGACCAGCGGATGCACCACGATCGCGAGCAGGAAGCGCAGGAACCGGAACGCGCCGCCGTCGACGATCGGCACCGACAATGGGAACAGCGCGTTCTGCCCCTTGCCGTAGTGGCACACCTCGATGTGGGTGTCCTCGGCCGGGTGGATCGAGGAGGTGATGGCGATGCCCTCGGCGAAATCGCTGCGCGCGCGGCTGACGACGTTGAGGATCGCCTCGGAGTTGCTGCGGGTGAGCTCGCCGAGCCTGGGGGACAGCCGCGGCAGCACCGCCTCGTCGCGCATCTTGTGCAGCAGCTTCTGGGTGCCGAGGGCCGCGCCGGCGAACACCACCTGCTCGGCGGTGAAGGTCTTGCGCTCCTTGCGGATCCAGCGGTCGGGCCGCTGCGTCTCGATCGCGTAGCCGCCGTCGGGCAGCGGGCGCACCGCGGTGGCGGTGGTGAGCGGGTGCACCTCGGCTCCGGCCTGTTCGGCCAGGTAGAGGTAGTTGGTGGTAGTCGTGTTCTTGGCGTTGTGCGGGCAACCGGTGAAGCACTGCGCGCAGTGCACGCAGCCGCGTCTGCGCGGTCCGACACCGCCGAAATAAGGATCGTCGACCTCGGTGCCGGGGTCGGCCTCGTTGAAGAACACCCCGACGTCGGTCGCGTGGAAGGTGTGGCCGACGCCGAGGTCGTCGGCGATCTCCCGGATCACCTCGTCGGCCGGGGTCATCCTCGGGTTCGGCGCGACGCCGAGCATTCGCTGGGCCTGGTCGTAGTAGGGCGCCAGCTCGGCCCGCCAGTCGGTGATATGGGCCCACTGCTTGTCGGTGTAGAAGTCGGGCAGCGGTTCATAGAGGGTGTTTCCATAGATGAGCGAGCCGCCGCCGACGCCCGCGCCGGAGAACACCGCGCACTTGCCGAGCACGCTGATCCGCTGCGGACCGGTCAGGCCCAGCCGGGGCGCCCAGATGGATTTGCGCACATTCCAGTTGGACTTCGGGATGTCCTCGGCGTTCCATCGCCTGCCGGCCTCGAGCACGCCGACCCGATATCCCTTCTCGGTCAGCCGCAGGGCGCTGACACTGCCGCCGAAACCGGAGCCGATCACTACCACGTCGTAGTCGAATGTGGGCATGACTTCCTCTCGTCACCAACCGTTCGGCAGGTCCGCGCCGCGCCGATGGATGAGATAATTTCATATTCATTCTTTCATCGACGAGCTGTGGTGCAAACCATCGTCGCACGCCGATCTCGCTGGATGCGGCGTGCCTGGATGGCGCCGAGCGGGGTCGGTGCGGTAAGCACTGGGCGTGACAACCGAATCGGGCAGCACGGAACCGGAGGTACGCGCCGGCGGTGGCGGCGTGCTCGGCGGCGTCCTCGCCGACCGCATCCTCACCGTCCCGAATGTCCTCAGTGTGCTGCGCCTGCTGGGCGTTCCGCTGCTGCTGTGGCTGATGCTGGTGCAGCGCGCCGACGGCTGGGCGTTCGCGCTGCTGATCGCCAGCGGCGTCACCGACTTCCTGGACGGCAAGCTGGCCCGCCTGCTCGATCAGTCGTCGCGGCTGGGCGCCCTGCTCGACCCGTTCGTCGACCGGCTCTACCTCGTGACGACGCTGGCGGCCTTCGTGATCCGCGGTCTGCTTCCGGTATGGGTCGCGGTGCTGCTGATCGGCCGGGAAGCCGTGCTCGCGCTGACCCTGTCGATCTACCGCCGCCGCGATCTGCCGCCGCCCGAGGTCATCTATCTGGGCAAGGCGGCCACCTTCGCGCTGATGTCCGCGCTGCCCTGGTTGCTCGCCGGGGAGATGGATTGGGCACTCGATGGTTTCGGACGCGCCTTCGGTGGGGCACTACTGGTCTGGGGCACGGCAGTGTATGTATGGACCGGCCTGCTCTACACCGGCAAAGCGATCGCGGTCGCCCGCGCGATACCGGCTGTGCCACACCGGTCCACGTAAGGTGCAGCGCTGGGTCGGACTATCGGCCGACCCTCGCATAGAGTTGCGCACACACGATCACGATGAAAGGACGGACGGGCTGTGACCCAGACCCCCGAGGACCTGCGCTACACCGATCAGCACGAGTGGGTGCGGCGCCTGAGCCCCACCCGCGTTCGGGTGGGAATCACCGACTATGCCCAGTCACAGCTCGGTGACGTCGTGTTCGTGCAGTTGCCCGAAACCGACAAGGACGTGGCGGCCGAAGACAGCATCGCCGAGGTCGAGTCGACCAAGAGCGTCTCCGACATCTACGCGCCGCTGAGCGCGAAAGTTGTTGCGGTGAACGAGGAATTGGTGCAGCAGCCGGAAACGCTGAACACCGACCCGTACGGTGACGGCTGGCTGTTCGAGTTGGAGGTCGCCGACGCCGCCGGCCTCGACGCGACACTGGGTGAGCTGCTGGATGCGGCAGGTTATCAAGGAGTTATCGGGGGCTGAAGCAGCCTTCCCGGTTCTACCTGCACGGGCACGCCCTGGCAGGGTACGGTCAATGCCAACAGATGCGCCGGCAGTTGTTGCCGGGAATCTAGGGACTCGACGGCAGGTCGTGGTGCCACAGGTATCACCTGCTTGCATGGATAATCAGGTTCGAGGAGGAGAGAAACGGTGAGCGAGAACAAAGACCCGGGTTACGGGGAGACCGCGGCCGAGACGACGTCGGTCTTTCGCGCGGATTTCCTGAACGAGGTCGACGCGTCGCGCTCCGGAGAGCCGACCGGTGAACAGCCGGTCCAAGGGGTCGAGGGTCTGCCCGTTGGTGCGGCCCTCCTGGTCGTCAAGCGCGGTCCGAACGCGGGCTCGCGGTTCCTGCTGGATCAGCCGACCACGTCGGCGGGCCGCCACCCCGACAGTGACATCTTTCTCGACGACGTCACCGTCAGCCGTCGGCATGCCGAGTTCCGTCAGGACGACGATTCGTTCCAGGTGGTCGATGTCGGCAGCCTGAACGGCACCTATGTGAATCGGGAGCCGGTGGACTCCTCGGAACTCCAGAACGGCGACGAGGTGCAGATCGGCAAGTTCCGTCTGGTGTTCCTCACCGGGCCGAAGGCGTCGGTGAGCGAAACGGGTGCAGGGAGCCTATGAGCACGCGGCGTCGGGTCGAAGGGCTCGGGGTCATGAGTGTGTGCGCTGTGTCGAGGGATAGGGCACTGTGACGGGCGCGGCGCAATGGGCACGCGGAGGCATGTCGATCGGCTCCGTGCTCGACCTGTTGCGCCCGGACTTTCCGGACGTCACCATCTCGAAAATCCGCTTCCTGGAAGCGGAAGGCCTCATTCGGCCGGAGCGAACGCCCTCGGGCTATCGCAGGTTCTCCGTCGCCGATTGTGAACGGCTGCGGTTCGTATTGACCGCGCAACGCGATCAATACCTGCCGCTGAAGGTGATCAAGGAACAACTCGAAGCGATCGACAGCGGCGCGGCGTCGCTCGGAGTGCGGGAAGCCCGCGCTCGAGCGCACTCCGGCCGCGCGGGTGCCTCGGAGCCGACCTCGACCGGGTCGGCCTCCGAGCGCCCCGGCACGTCCGGCGGGAACAGCAACGGTGCCGCGGCGCCGAGGAGGCTCGGCGTGGTGCCCAGCGAGATTTCCCCCGACGATTTGCGTTTCGATCACGAAATCCGGCTCACCCGCGCGGATCTGCTCGCGAAGGCCGAGATCGACGACGCGTTCCTGAACGATCTGATCCGCGCCAACCTCATCACCCCCGGTGCCGCCGGGTTCTTCGACGGGGACGCGGTGACGCTGGCCAAGACCGCCAAGGCGATGTCCGAATTCGGTTTGGAGGCACGACATCTGCGTGCGTTCAAGCTCGCCGCCGATCGCGAAGCCGCGCTTGTCGCGCAGATCGCCGCCCCGATCGCCAAGAGCAGGGACGCGGGCGCGCGCGCCAGAGCCGAGGAAACCGTGCGCGAATTGGCGGCGCTGTCGTTGACGCTGCACGCCTGTCTGGTGAAGTCGTCGGTGCGGACGTCGCTGGGCGGCTGAACATCCCGGCGAATCGCCAGGCCGGGATGTGGTGTCAGGTTTCGGTCATCCAACACGCCGATTTCGGCTGTGCACACGCATCGCTGCACCCGCGCGCATTCGCCTAGACTCGTGGTACGGCGAGCTCTGCGGTGGTCGTGCCGGGCGGCCTGGACATGGGAGGCAGTGCGATGAGTGAGCGAAGCGAGCGAATCATGTTGCAGCGTGCTTCGCACATGGCGGAGCTGAGCGGAGCGAGGCGCAGCCATGAGTGAAATGCGGGTCATCGGCATTCGTGTCGAACAGCCACAGAATCAGCCCGTGCTGTTGCTGCGTGAGGTGTCGGGGGACCGGTATCTACCGATCTGGATCGGGCAGGCCGAAGCGACCGCGATCGTGCTGGAGCAGGAGGGCGTCACGCCCATCCGGCCGCTGACCCACGACCTGATCAAGATCCTGATCACCGAGCTCGGGCACACGCTCAAAGAGGTGCGCATCGTCGACCTGCAAGAGGGCACGTTCTACGCCGATCTGGTGTTCGACAACGATCTGCACATCTCGGCGCGGCCGTCCGATTCGGTAGCGATCGCCTTGCGCGTCGGTTGCCCGATCTATGCCGAGGAGCCGGTGCTCGAGGAGGCCGGGCTGGTCATGCCGGACGAGCGCGAGGACGAGGTGGAGAAGTTCAAGGAGTTCCTCGAGTCGGTCTCGCCCGACGATTTCAAGGCCACCGATAGCTGAACAGGATCTTTCCGGCGTCCCGGGTTTTTCCCGGGATGACCGGGGGATCAGCTCTGAACTAGAGCTTGAGACTTTGACCGCGCGTCGCGTTTGGCTCGACGATGGTGCTCCCTGGAGAATCTAGGGGAGTAATCTCGACAGTTGGGCCACGTCCGTTTTGGCCAAGTTCGGTAGTGCAGCAGTGGTCGAAACGGAGCCGGGTCATCGATGAGGCTAGCCGTCGGCGAAGCAAGGGAGTGGTCAGTGGCAGAGCAATCGCAGGATGTGGTACAGCCAGGCCTGTTCCCGGACGACTCGGTTCCTGACGATCTAGTCGGCTACCGGGTGCCCAGTGCATGCCAGGTGGCCGGGATCACCTACCGGCAGCTCGACTATTGGGCGCGCACCGGACTGGTGGTGCCCTCCATTCGCAGCGCCGCCGGCTCGGGCAGCCAGCGGCTGTATTCCTTCAAGGACATTCTGGTCCTGAAGATCGTGAAGCGGCTGCTCGACGCGGGCATCTCGCTACAGAACATCAGGATCGCGGTCGACCATCTGCGCAGCAGGGGAGTGCAGGACCTCGCGGGCATCACGCTCTTCTCGGACGGGACCTCGGTATACGAGTGCACCTCACCCGAGGAGGTCGTTGATTTACTGCAGGGTGGGCAGGGCGTCTTCGGTATCGCCATCAGCGGCGCCATGCACGAACTCACCGGCGCCATCGCCAACTTCCCGGCCGAACGCGCGTCCGCGGTGACCGAGCGGCCGGAGGACGAGCTGTCGTTCCGGCGCAAGGCACGGATGAACCGCAAGACAGGTTGATCAACAGAGCCAACACAACACCCCGCCTCCCCGTCATCGAGGGTAGCGGGGTGTTGTGCGATGTGGCACTTGAATTTTCAGCGAGCGCCTACCGGCCGGAAAATACATCATGATACGAGGATATGCGCATCTAACTATGAAAAGACTCCGGCGAGTCGGCCACGCGCCGCGCGTGAGCAGCGCGACACGGCATGGAGGGGAGCCGGTGGCGCGCATCGGCGTGGCGTCGGCATAAACTGGTGGCGCGTCGCCGCCGTGCGGGAGAGTTCCGGGTTTGCCCGGGCGCCGAAGGAGCAGCACCTCTCCGTCAATCTCTCAGGCAAACGGACCGTACGGGCTTCGACGTCTCTGGAAAGCGGTGGCCTGCCACAAGTGGAGCCGCCCGCCCACGGGGAAAGGGGCTCGGCTCAGGTCGCGGCAACCGAATCTCTCAGGCGCCACGACAGAGGGAGAGGGCTGGTATCCGTCGACGACGTCGACCCGCCCGACCCATGGGAGCTGCCGTGACTCGCTCATTCGCCGACCGCCATATCGGACCCGACCGGGAGGAACTCGCCCGGATCCTGGACGTCGTCGGGGTCGGCTCGCTCGACGAGCTCGCCACCAAGGCGTTGCCAGCCAGCATTCTGGACGGCTCCGGGCTCACCGGATTGCCCGCCGCGGCAACCGAACACGAGGTGCTCGCCGAGCTCGCCGCCCTCGCGCACTCGAACACCGTCGCCACCTCGATGATCGGCCTCGGCTACTACGACACGCTCACCCCGCCGGTGCTGGTGCGCAACCTGCTGGAGAACCCGGCGTGGTACACCGCCTACACCCCGTACCAGCCGGAGATCAGCCAGGGCAGGCTCGAGGCGCTGCTCAACTTCCAGACCATGGTCGCGGAGCTGACCGGTATGGACGTCGCGAACGCCTCGATGCTGGACGAGGCGACCGCCGCCGCCGAGGCGATGACGCTGCTGCAGCGCGCGAGCCGCTCGAAGTCGGCCCGCCTGGTCATCGACGCTGACCTGTTCCCGCAGACCAAGACCGTGCTCACCACCCGGGCCCAGCCGCTGGGTATCGAGCTGGTGCCCGCCGACCTTTCCGCCGGCGAACTGCCGGAAGGTGACTTCTTCGGCGTACTGGTGCAGCTGCCCGGCGCGTCCGGCCGCGTAGTGGACTGGACGTCGCTGATCGCCGCCGCGCACGAGCGCGGTGCGCTGGTCGCGGTCGGCGCGGACCTGCTGGCGCTGACCCTGATCGCCTCGCCCGGTGACCAGGGCGCCGATGTCTGCTTCGGCACCACCCAGCGCTTCGGCGTGCCGCTCGGCTTCGGCGGCCCGCACGCCGGTTATCTGGCGGTGCGCACGGCGTATGCCAGGCAGCTGCCCGGCCGGTTGGTCGGCGTGTCGGTGGACGCGGACGGCGATGTCGCCTACCGGTTGGCGCTGCAGACCCGCGAACAGCACATCCGCCGGGAGAAGGCCACCTCGAACATCTGTACCGCCCAGGTGCTGCTGGCGATCGTGGCCGCGATGTACGCGAGCTACCACGGCGCGGACGGCCTGCGCGCGATCGCGCGCCGGGTGCACGGGCATGCCGCCGCCATCGCGGCCGGGCTGGACGGCGCGGTCGTGCACGACACCTTCTTCGACACCGTGCTGGCGCACGTGCCCGGCGGCGCGGAAGCCGTTGTCGCCAAGGCGAAGTCGCGGGGAATCAACCTGCGGCTGGTGGACGCCGATCACGTCGGCATCGCCTGCGACGAGGCGACCACGGCGGCGCACGTCGCGGCGGTGCTCGAATCGTTCGGCACCGCACTGTCTTCCGAGCAGCCCGCGCCCGCCCCTGCCGCCGCGATCGAGAACCGGACCTCGCCGTTCCTCGAGCATTCGGCGTTCACCAAGTACCACACCGAAACCGCGATGCTGCGTTACCTGCGGTCGCTGTCGGACAAGGACATCGCCTTGGACCGCAGCATGATTCCGCTCGGCTCCTGCACGATGAAGCTGAACGCGACCGCGGAGATGGAAGCGATCACCTGGCCCGGCTTCGCCCGGGTGCACCCGTACGCGCCGGTCGAGGACGCCCCCGGCCTGCTGCGGGTGATCCACGATCTGGAGCAGTGGCTCTCGGCGATCACCGGTTACGACTCGGTCAGCCTGCAGCCGAACGCGGGCAGTCAGGGCGAATACGCCGGGCTGCTGGCGATCCGGCGCTACCACCTGGATCGCGGTGACACGCACCGGGATACGTGCCTCATTCCGTCCAGCGCGCACGGCACCAACGCGGCGTCGGCGGCGATGGCCGGGCTGCGCGTCGAGGTGGTGAAGTGCCGGGACAACGGTGACGTCGACCTGGACGACCTGCGCGCCAAGATCGCCGACCACGCCGACCGGCTGGCCTGCATCATGATCACCTACCCGTCCACGCACGGCGTGTACGAGCACGAGGTCGCCGAGCTGTGCGCGCTGGTGCACGACGCGGGCGGGCAGGTGTACGTCGACGGTGCCAACCTGAACGCGCTTGTCGGCCTTGCCCGTCCGGGCCGGTTCGGCGGCGACGTGAGCCACCTGAACCTGCACAAGACCTTCTGCATTCCGCACGGCGGCGGTGGCCCCGGCGTCGGTCCGGTGGCCGTGCGGTCGCATCTGGCGCCGTACCTGCCGGGCGATCCGCTCGAGCTCGACTCGCACGCGGTGTCGGCGGCGAAGTACGGTTCCGCGTCGATCCTGCCGATCACCTGGGCCTACATCCGGATGATGGGTGCCGATGGCCTGCGTGGCGCGACCCTGACCGCGATCGCCTCGGCGAACTACATCGCGCGCAGGCTCGACGAGTACTTCCCGGTGCTCTACACCGGTGAGCACGGCATGGTCGCGCACGAGTGCATCCTGGATCTGCGCGAGATCACCAAGCAGACCGGTGTGACCGTCGACGATGTGGCAAAGCGTCTGGCGGACTACGGTTTCCACGCGCCGACGATGAGCTTCCCGGTGGCGGGCACGCTGATGGTGGAGCCCACCGAGAGCGAGAACCTCGCCGAGCTGGACGATTTCATCGAGGCGATGATCGCCATTCGCAAGGAGATCGATCAGGTCGGCGCCGGCGTATGGCCGGTCACCGACAACCCGCTGCGCGGCGCGCCGCACACCGCGGCGAGCCTGGTCGGGGCGTGGGACCACCCGTACAGCCGCGAAACCGCGGTGTACCCACGGGGACTCGGTCATGCCAGGGCGAAGGTGTGGCCGCCGGTGCGTCGCATCGACGGCGCCTACGGCGACCGCAACCTGGTCTGCTCGTGCCCGCCGCTGGAGGCGTACGCCGACTGATGCCGCGCTGCCGGGTGCTCGGCACCCGGCAGTGGTCCGCCGCGCCCTACTGCTCCGTCGCGCCGTTGCCGCGCACCTGTTCGGGTGCTGCGGTGCGGGCGAATCGGACCGGAAGTGGTGCGGCGGTGGCGTTTACGGCGTCGTCAGCGACTGCACGACGGTCGAGGCGAAGGTGAGGTCGTCGGAGGTGGCCAGCCGGGTGTAGGTGCCCCCGGTCTGTTCGGAGATGCTCTTCAGCGTTTCGGTGCCCGGTCCGCCGATCACAATGATGTCCACCCGCACCGGGTGCGTCTTGTCGATCGCTGCGGCGATATCGGCGGCGAGTTTCGCGCCGGTGACCGAGGAGTCGTCGTCGGGTCCGTCGGTGATGAGCAGGATCGAATTGGTCCGTCCCGCCGCGTATTCGGCGACCGCGTTCTTATAGGCCGCGATGAGCGCGGGGTAGGCCTGGTCGGGTCGCACGTCGGTCGCTTTGACGGCGCTGAGCGCGTTGCTGATCTTCGTGCGCTGGGCGTCGGTGAGCGGGGCGGTGGCGGCCTGCACCTTGTAGGGCTTGGTGTCGTCGAGGTTCTTGCCGAAGGTCCAGATGCCGAGGCCGAAGTCGGGCGGCATCACCGTCATCGTGGAGTTGAGCGCGGCGAGCACATTGGCGAGCCGGGTGGTCGAGCCGTCGGTGTTCGACATCGAGGCCGAGACATCGACCAGCACAGTGGATTGCACGCCGAGTACCGGGTTGGCGAGGGTGGCGGCGACCTTGTCCAGCACGGCGCGCGACGGCGCGGGTGCGGCGGTGGGCGGCGCGGGCGTGAATCCGGCCGCGGCGAAGGTATTGGCGGATTCCGGAGTACGTAGGAAGTCGGCGAAGAGGCCGCCGATCAGGTTCTGCGTCTTGTCGACCCACGGCCCGGACATCAGGGCGGCCGGATGGTCGGCGACCGGCGCGGCGCCGGTGGGACGGTAAACGGCAAGTCCGGGTTGGCTTTTGACCTGTTGTTCGGTGGTGGCGACCGCGTGCACGGCGGCGTCCTTCGGCGCGCCGGCCAGCGCGGTGAAGGCGGCGGCGGTGTCGGGTACCTCGGGCGCCTCGGCGGCGAGCCCGGAGATCGCCGAGATGACCTGGCCGGACTGCGCGGTCTGGTCGGTGAGCGGGTCGGCGCCCGAGACCGCGGAGCCGACCGCGACGGCCGCGGCGAGCGTGGCGTCGCCCGGCGGCAGCGCCATCCGCAGCCCGCCCCAGCCGGACAGGCCGATGTCGGCGAGCGAACCCTGTTGCAGCCGTGGCAGATCCGACCACGAGGTTTTGGCTTCTTCGAGCGCGCCGCGCAATTCGTCTGGCACCGCGAGCACGATCGGGCTCTGCGCGATCGGTGCGGGCGTGCCCTCGATGAGTCCGGGAACGCGCATCGCCTCGATGGAGCGCGACGAGTCCGGGATCCACAGCACCGGTTGCGGGCCGAGGTTCTGATCCCACGGCTTGCCACTGGTGAAGGCGGCGACGACCGACGCGGAGGGCTGGGTGGTGACCGACACCTGGGCGCAGTGGTCGCGCACCTTCGGCCGGGTCGCGTTGTAGCGGTCCGCGGCGGCCCTGACCTGCGGTGCGATATCCGGATCGACGGTCACGTATAGCGTCGCGTCGCCGGAGACGCATGCGGCCGCGGCGGCGCTGTCCTCGTCCGCCGCGCGATCTCGTAACTGGAACCAGCCGAAGACGCCCGCGATCAGTAGCACGATGGCCACCACCGCGAGGACCGGACCTTTACTGACGCCCCGGGACCTGGTTCCGCTGCGATGAGTGCCCACGGAGCACAGTGTATGTTCACCTGCGGTTTGCGGGCCCGGCGAGTCTGCGCTGTTCGGCGTGCCGTGTCGAAACGGCCGGCGTCGTGCCCGCGGCGGGCACGACGCCGGTGGTCAGGGACGGATCATCCGCCCGCGGTCGAACTCGTGGCCACCCCAGACGCCGGACTGCCCGGTGCGCGCGGCGAATTCGCCGCAGGCGCCGCGGATGGGGCACCCCGCGCAGATCCCGCGCGCGTAGTCGAAGTCCTGCGACGGGTAGGGGAACCACGCCTCATGCTGCGGGTCGCCGCGGCAGGCGGCCCGATGCCACTGACCGGAGTCCGAGAGCGGGAGCAGCTCCGCCAGGGTCAGCTGCACGACGGCGGCGGTGTCGGTGTGGACGGTCATCGTGATGGTCTCCTTTCTCGGTGCGTCAGGTCCGTGCGAGCTGCTTCCAGATTTGTCGTTGCTGCTTGGCCCGGTGGTCGGGCGCCTTCGGCACCCAGAGCAGCCGCATGCCCGCCTCCTCGGGCGTGCGGTCGGCCTTGCTCGAATTGCACGGTCCGCAGCAGGCGACGAGATTGCTCCAGGTGTTCGGGCCGCCCCGGCTGCGCGGGCGGATGTGGTCGACGGTGCCCGCCCATGCGGCGCAGTAGCCGCACCGGTGGCTGTCCCGGCGCAGCACGCCCGCCCAGGTGGCGCGGCTGTCGTCGTGTATTCGGGTGCTGTGGTCGAGGTAGACGTAGCGCAGCAGCCGAATGGTCTGCGGCAGCAGGACCTCGACGTGCTGGGACCGGATGGTGAAATGCGGTGCCCGGTCCGCGATCGACTCCGCGGTGCCCGCCATGAGCAGCACGACGGCCCGGTCCGCGCTGATCTCGTCGAGCGCCTCGTAGGAGGCATTGAGGACCAGCACACCGGTGTGTATCCAGTTGTCGGCAGTGATCGCCACCGGGTCGGCGGCATGACGGAAGGGCATGGGAATCACCATGTTTCGGAAGAAGTCGAGCGATGTGGCGGAAGTCGGCGGTCAGCGACCGCCCTGGAGGCGGCTGTTGTCGCAATCCGGTCGCACGGTCGACAAGCGCTGGGCCGCTTCGGCATACGGTTTGTTCGAGCGCATTCGCCACCTCCTCCTTTCCACCTGCTCGGCGTCACCGGTGTGTTCGGTGATCATCGAATCCCATGGTGACATAACGGGCCTACCGCTGTCGGCTCATTTTTCGGCGGCCCGGTTCAGGCGGCGCGCGGAAGGGGCGCGCTCGTGTCGGCGGCGACCCGCGGGGTGCGCAGGATGCCGGCGGTGGCCGCGGTGAGCACACAGAAGGCAATGGGTAGGAAGAACACCACGTTCAATGCCGCGAAGTGGGTGAGCGGTCCGATGACGGCGGGACCGGCGAGCATGCCGAGGTATCCGATGCCTGCGACGCGGGCGACGGTGGCGCCCACCGCGTTTCGGTCCGCGTGGCCCGCGGCGCTGAACAGCTGCGGCACGCACCCGGACATGCCCGCGCCGAACACGGCCCAGCCGACGAGCGCGAGCGGAATCCATGGTGCGAGCGCGGCGGTGGCCAGGCCGAGCGCGGCGCTCGCCGCGCCGTAGCGCAGGATGGCGACCGGCCCGAACCGGGTGCTCAGCCGATCGGCGAGCAGGCGACCTACGGTCATCGCGGTGGCGAAGGCGCCGTAGGCGAGCGCGGCGGTGGCCGGTGTCGCGGACAGTACGTCGCGCAGGTGCAGCGTGCTCCAGTCGTTGGCGACGCCTTCGCAGAGCATGAGCAGGAACGCGAGTGCGGCGAGCAGCCAGATGCGCCGACTCGCTCGGTATCCGCCGCTCTTCGCGGAAGTGTCTGCTGTGCTTGTGGTTTCGGTACGAAGCAGGGCCGGTGCCGCGGCGAGTGCGACGGCGAGCCCGAGCACTGCCGCGACGGTGAGCGTGGTGGCGGGTGGCCAACCCCAACTGAGCGTGCGGGCGCCGATCAGCGCGGCGAGCACGCCGCCCAGCGAGAAGGTGGAGTGGAACGCGGACATCACCGCGCGCCGATAGCCGTGCTCGACCTGGACGGCGTGTGCGTTCATCGCGACGTCGAGCCAGCCGTTGCCGAGGCCGAGACCGAACAAGGCTGCGCCCAGCAGCAGGCCGTCGGTGGCCAGTGCGGGTGGCACCAGTGCGAGCGCGCACAGTGCGGCGCCCGCCGCGACGACGAGACGGGCGCCGAATCGGTCGGCGAGCGGGCCCGCGATCTGCATACCCGCGAAGGCCCCCGCGCCGAGCAGCAGGAGCAACCAGCCGAGCGTCGCGTGGCTGATGCCGGTCCGATGTTCGATCGCGGGGATGTGGACGACCCACATGCCCATCAGGAATCCGTTCAGCGCGAAGTAGGCGAAGGTGGCCAGTCGCGCGGCGCGCAGCGGTCGTTGCATAGAAACGAACATAACGAACATGATGAATGTTCGAAAGATTGACTTGTGAACACACGAGATGTTTGTATTGCCGAGTGGTGAGCACAGATCGACTTGCACGGATCGCCG
This genomic interval carries:
- a CDS encoding MerR family transcriptional regulator; amino-acid sequence: MSIGSVLDLLRPDFPDVTISKIRFLEAEGLIRPERTPSGYRRFSVADCERLRFVLTAQRDQYLPLKVIKEQLEAIDSGAASLGVREARARAHSGRAGASEPTSTGSASERPGTSGGNSNGAAAPRRLGVVPSEISPDDLRFDHEIRLTRADLLAKAEIDDAFLNDLIRANLITPGAAGFFDGDAVTLAKTAKAMSEFGLEARHLRAFKLAADREAALVAQIAAPIAKSRDAGARARAEETVRELAALSLTLHACLVKSSVRTSLGG
- a CDS encoding bifunctional nuclease family protein; translation: MSEMRVIGIRVEQPQNQPVLLLREVSGDRYLPIWIGQAEATAIVLEQEGVTPIRPLTHDLIKILITELGHTLKEVRIVDLQEGTFYADLVFDNDLHISARPSDSVAIALRVGCPIYAEEPVLEEAGLVMPDEREDEVEKFKEFLESVSPDDFKATDS
- the garA gene encoding glycogen accumulation regulator GarA — its product is MSENKDPGYGETAAETTSVFRADFLNEVDASRSGEPTGEQPVQGVEGLPVGAALLVVKRGPNAGSRFLLDQPTTSAGRHPDSDIFLDDVTVSRRHAEFRQDDDSFQVVDVGSLNGTYVNREPVDSSELQNGDEVQIGKFRLVFLTGPKASVSETGAGSL
- a CDS encoding MerR family transcriptional regulator; its protein translation is MRLAVGEAREWSVAEQSQDVVQPGLFPDDSVPDDLVGYRVPSACQVAGITYRQLDYWARTGLVVPSIRSAAGSGSQRLYSFKDILVLKIVKRLLDAGISLQNIRIAVDHLRSRGVQDLAGITLFSDGTSVYECTSPEEVVDLLQGGQGVFGIAISGAMHELTGAIANFPAERASAVTERPEDELSFRRKARMNRKTG
- a CDS encoding GMC oxidoreductase, producing the protein MPTFDYDVVVIGSGFGGSVSALRLTEKGYRVGVLEAGRRWNAEDIPKSNWNVRKSIWAPRLGLTGPQRISVLGKCAVFSGAGVGGGSLIYGNTLYEPLPDFYTDKQWAHITDWRAELAPYYDQAQRMLGVAPNPRMTPADEVIREIADDLGVGHTFHATDVGVFFNEADPGTEVDDPYFGGVGPRRRGCVHCAQCFTGCPHNAKNTTTTNYLYLAEQAGAEVHPLTTATAVRPLPDGGYAIETQRPDRWIRKERKTFTAEQVVFAGAALGTQKLLHKMRDEAVLPRLSPRLGELTRSNSEAILNVVSRARSDFAEGIAITSSIHPAEDTHIEVCHYGKGQNALFPLSVPIVDGGAFRFLRFLLAIVVHPLVFLRSLNARRASEKSVILLVMQSLDNSLTSFRKRGLLKTKQGTGEPNPTWIPMAHDIGRRFGAKVKGDTHGLVMDVFNIPATAHYIGGCVIGDTAKTGVVDPYQRVFGHPGLHIADGSAVTANLGVNPSLTITAQAERAMAFWPNKNEQDPRPELGAPYRRIAPVAPKHAVVPATAPGALRLPITPADATQPPVSAP
- a CDS encoding CDP-alcohol phosphatidyltransferase family protein; translation: MLGGVLADRILTVPNVLSVLRLLGVPLLLWLMLVQRADGWAFALLIASGVTDFLDGKLARLLDQSSRLGALLDPFVDRLYLVTTLAAFVIRGLLPVWVAVLLIGREAVLALTLSIYRRRDLPPPEVIYLGKAATFALMSALPWLLAGEMDWALDGFGRAFGGALLVWGTAVYVWTGLLYTGKAIAVARAIPAVPHRST
- the gcvH gene encoding glycine cleavage system protein GcvH, yielding MTQTPEDLRYTDQHEWVRRLSPTRVRVGITDYAQSQLGDVVFVQLPETDKDVAAEDSIAEVESTKSVSDIYAPLSAKVVAVNEELVQQPETLNTDPYGDGWLFELEVADAAGLDATLGELLDAAGYQGVIGG